Within the Paenibacillus sp. AN1007 genome, the region GGAGCGTCATGATATTGCCTGTCGTCACAAAGACCTTTGTCAGCCTGGGCCATTGGAAGAAATCTGCCGTACCCTTGCCGCGAAGCTGGAGATGCTGAACAAAAAGCGTACTATTCAACATAAATAGGAGGATAAACGGATGAGCAATCCTTTTGACTATGAAGACAGCAGTTATCTGGTGTTAAAGAATAAAGAAGGGCAGTATTCGCTTTGGCCCGCACCCATTGAGGTTCCGAAAGGCTGGACCCAGATGCTGGGGAAGGCCAAGCGCCGTGTATGTCTGGATTACATTGCGGAGCAATGGACTGATATGAGACCACTTTGTCTATGTGACGAAACGGGAATACTGGAGTCATTTCATGAGACTGGCGGATGAATTTCCTGTCAGGTTCGAAGAAAATTGTAGGCACGGTCTATGTTCTCGCCATGTTTATCGTTGCAATGGATGCAACTGTACTGAATGTGGCCCTGCGAACGATCAGTGAGGAACTGGGTGTTCCTCCGGCGGCAGCAGGTACGTTAAATGTGGGGTATCTGGTCAGCCTGGCTGTATTTCTGCCTGTGGCGGGATGGCTAGGAGATCGATGGGGGACAAAACGGGTCTTCCTGTCGGCGCTGGCACTGTTTACGTTATCTTCTGCATTGTGCGCTACAGCTGATCAACTGGAGACACTGACACTTTTTCGTATTTTGCAGGGTGCGGGGGGAGGTCTGCTTACGCCTGTAGGCATGGCGATGTTATTCCGAGCCTTTCCTCCGCAGGAACGGGCCAGAGTATCTCGTATGCTGGTGCTGCCCATTGCCCTTGCTCCTGCGCTTGGGCCGATTGTGAGCGGATTAATTGTGGATCAGCTATCGTGGCGCTGGATTTTCTATGTTAATCTGCCTGTAGGTATTCCAGCCGTGATCTTTGGCGTGCTGTACCTGAAGGAGCATAGAGAACAGGGAGCTGGTCAACTGGACCTGCCGGGATGGTTGTTATCTGCGCCGGGACTCGCACTGACGATGTATGCGCTAAGTCAGGGACCGCTCCGGGGATGGACATCCCCACTTATTATGGGGGCGGGTCTTACAGGAATGCTGCTTCTTACACTGCTCGTTAGGGTGGAGCTGCGCGCGAAACAGCCGTTGCTTGATCTGCATCTGCTGCAGCAACGACTTTTTCGCTACACAGGTCTGGTATCTGTATGTGGGGCGGCAGGGTTGCTGGGCATGTTATATGTGTTTCCGTTGATGTATCAACATGTGTTGCAAGCCTCTGCACTGGAAACAGGGCTAACCACATTTCCGGAAGCGATCGGATTAATGATCGCTTCACAGCTTGTTCCATGGACCTACCCACGTTTGGGCCCACGCAAGCTCATATCGATGGGATTGATCTGTACGGCGATCATTTTTATTACCCTTAGTCAGATTACAGTGGATACGAATCCATGGTTCATCCGGTTCTTATTATTCGGAGTGGGCATTTTCCTGGGACAGACGGTAGGGGCGGTACAGATTGCGGCCTTCGCTCAGATTCCTCCTGCTGCTATGGGACGGGCTTCGACCTGGTTCACGGTGCAAAATCGTCTGGGTTCCGCAATCGGCATGGCCATACTCTCTGCTGTTTTGGCGGTTGCAGGTACAACCACGGTGACTGCGACAGGTACACTGGAGCCGAATATGATAGCATACCGTCTGGCTTTGCTAGGAGCAGCTGCATTTCTGTTCATCGGGCTGTGGTTCGCTCTGATGATTCGCGATGCGGACGCAGCGGCTACGATTCGGAAGAAACCGATTGGAGGGACAACGCCTATGGCGAAGAGTTCCTCTGCATTAGGATCAGGATCAGTCGCAAAGCAACAAGATTGATGTAAACTCGTAAATGCAGCAGCAACAGCTAAATTAAATCAATCATGCAGACAATCAGGTTTCACAGACAAAGGAGCGGATCACCGGGAAGGTCTATCACCGGATTAAACTGTACCCCTTGTAAAGGATAATTTAAAAAAGGTTAGGCGATTTCAAGCTGCTGTCTGTATCGTACAGGCGGCAGCTTGTTTAAGTTCCATTGACCTCGATAATGATTGTAATAACTCTTGAGTCGTAAAGTGTTTTTTGGACATTCGCTTGACCGCTAGTTTTTATTCAATGTACACAAAAAAACCTACAAGATGACTTTTTTAAGTGTCCATCTTGTAGGGGCTATTTTATAGACCTGAGCAGCCCTCTTTGAGTTGTTCGGCTTGCTGGGTGGTTATTACCGTGGA harbors:
- a CDS encoding MbtH family protein, whose product is MSNPFDYEDSSYLVLKNKEGQYSLWPAPIEVPKGWTQMLGKAKRRVCLDYIAEQWTDMRPLCLCDETGILESFHETGG
- a CDS encoding MDR family MFS transporter, translating into MNFLSGSKKIVGTVYVLAMFIVAMDATVLNVALRTISEELGVPPAAAGTLNVGYLVSLAVFLPVAGWLGDRWGTKRVFLSALALFTLSSALCATADQLETLTLFRILQGAGGGLLTPVGMAMLFRAFPPQERARVSRMLVLPIALAPALGPIVSGLIVDQLSWRWIFYVNLPVGIPAVIFGVLYLKEHREQGAGQLDLPGWLLSAPGLALTMYALSQGPLRGWTSPLIMGAGLTGMLLLTLLVRVELRAKQPLLDLHLLQQRLFRYTGLVSVCGAAGLLGMLYVFPLMYQHVLQASALETGLTTFPEAIGLMIASQLVPWTYPRLGPRKLISMGLICTAIIFITLSQITVDTNPWFIRFLLFGVGIFLGQTVGAVQIAAFAQIPPAAMGRASTWFTVQNRLGSAIGMAILSAVLAVAGTTTVTATGTLEPNMIAYRLALLGAAAFLFIGLWFALMIRDADAAATIRKKPIGGTTPMAKSSSALGSGSVAKQQD